A window from Myripristis murdjan chromosome 11, fMyrMur1.1, whole genome shotgun sequence encodes these proteins:
- the lsm10 gene encoding U7 snRNA-associated Sm-like protein LSm10: MESAENQTPEPELVAGFSSIRERTIAENSLVILLQGLQGQVTTVDLRDESTARGHVVNVDAFMNIRLKKVLHRDRRGRLTQLEDLFVTGRNVRYVHIPDHMDIMETIQGQLAKSHRVRNFAGGRKEYAKKKS, from the coding sequence ATGGAGTCCGCGGAAAATCAAACCCCAGAGCCCGAGCTGGTGGCAGGCTTCAGCTCTATTCGGGAGCGCACCATCGCCGAGAACAGCCTGGTGATCCTGCTGCAGGGGCTGCAGGGACAGGTGACCACCGTCGACCTGCGGGACGAGAGCACGGCACGGGGCCACGTGGTCAACGTGGACGCCTTCATGAACATACGCCTGAAGAAGGTGCTGCACCGGGACCGGCGGGGGCGGCTCACGCAGCTGGAGGACCTCTTTGTCACCGGCAGGAACGTCCGCTACGTTCACATCCCCGACCACATGGACATCATGGAGACCATACAGGGCCAGCTGGCCAAGAGCCACCGCGTCCGCAACTTTGCCGGCGGAAGGAAAGAATATGCCAAGAAAAAGTCgtag